In one Henriciella litoralis genomic region, the following are encoded:
- the lipB gene encoding lipoyl(octanoyl) transferase LipB translates to MHLYMRVMKDFAAVEWAVSPAPVDYQAALDFMQRRVRDIRDAGAPELVWLLEHPPLYTAGTSAKAEDLKDATRFPVFDAGRGGQYTYHGPGQRVAYVMLDVAKRGKDVRDFVQKLETWIIEALGEFNVKGEIRNGRVGVWVDRSRPGGPVHEDKIAAIGLRLKRWVSFHGISLNVEPDLSHFEGITPCGISEEGLGVTSLVDLGLPVTMEDADVALKKAFQSVFLSPVADATAPVST, encoded by the coding sequence ATGCATCTCTATATGCGCGTTATGAAAGATTTTGCAGCTGTTGAATGGGCCGTAAGCCCCGCCCCCGTGGATTATCAGGCCGCTCTGGACTTTATGCAGCGCCGCGTGCGCGACATTCGTGACGCCGGCGCACCAGAGCTTGTCTGGCTGTTGGAGCACCCCCCGCTCTACACGGCCGGCACAAGCGCCAAAGCCGAAGACCTGAAGGATGCCACACGCTTTCCGGTTTTTGATGCCGGTCGCGGTGGCCAGTACACCTATCACGGGCCAGGCCAGCGCGTGGCCTATGTCATGCTGGATGTCGCCAAGCGCGGCAAGGATGTGCGCGATTTCGTCCAGAAGCTGGAAACCTGGATCATCGAGGCGCTCGGCGAGTTCAATGTCAAAGGCGAGATTCGAAATGGACGTGTCGGCGTCTGGGTTGACCGGAGCCGGCCGGGCGGCCCCGTGCACGAGGACAAGATTGCCGCGATCGGCCTTCGCCTGAAGCGCTGGGTCAGCTTCCACGGCATCAGCCTGAATGTGGAGCCGGACCTGTCGCACTTTGAAGGCATCACGCCCTGCGGCATTTCAGAAGAAGGCCTTGGCGTTACGAGCCTCGTGGATCTCGGCCTGCCCGTGACCATGGAAGACGCAGACGTTGCGCTAAAAAAGGCGTTTCAGTCTGTCTTCCTGTCTCCGGTCGCCGATGCAACGGCGCCCGTCTCGACCTAG
- a CDS encoding response regulator, whose protein sequence is MHVEILDHLPVLVCETCPVRNEAGEIVDYEWTMANRLMNESILPDGSSIVGMRVFEFDPSYRSSDMIREIETVLATGQPATMITGQGRAAKMLKTVLKTTLIPTKDGVLSCSHEVTDLAKERDQAIDRAELLQTACDSAVHAIAIADRHGTLLYTNDALLELAGYEAGSLVGQHTTKIFDRAALKKTNEIFRNASTGERLKHIAETELISSTGERIQVAVAMNSAVLPGQSEPVFITHIQDIREEHRKALELKAALHEAEQATRMKSEFLANMSHEIRTPLNGVLGMAQTLAAENLTPSQAQQVSIILESGQSLMVLLNDLLDLSKIEAGKMDITPVPADLHHKLTNLYKLHRTQATEKGLGIRLHIDPSVPPALMLDPVRVRQCLNNIISNAIKFTAEGEILIVATTHALKGGRLELIVHVSDTGCGIAADKLDQIFESFTQEDGSITRKFGGTGLGLAVTRDLARMMGGDLNVVSEQGRGSVFTLKIVTEAVAPELQLQTRRQASRRVPARRQTVISGSRALVVDDNALNLRVLRTFLEMYDIDICEASDGREALSKLDTETFDFVLMDVHMPKMDGVEALRRLRMSNSRNRQVPVLALTADAMSGDRERFISLGFDGYVSKPIEERDLISAIGQVLYVTSGKEVRLAG, encoded by the coding sequence ATGCATGTCGAAATTCTAGATCATCTGCCTGTGCTGGTGTGCGAAACCTGCCCAGTGCGTAATGAAGCCGGCGAGATCGTCGACTATGAATGGACCATGGCGAACCGCCTGATGAATGAGTCCATCCTGCCCGATGGTAGCAGCATTGTCGGCATGAGGGTATTTGAGTTCGACCCCAGCTATCGCAGCTCCGACATGATCCGCGAAATCGAGACTGTGCTGGCGACGGGTCAGCCCGCCACGATGATCACCGGACAGGGCCGAGCGGCCAAAATGTTGAAGACGGTGCTCAAGACAACACTTATCCCGACCAAGGATGGTGTCCTGAGCTGTTCGCATGAAGTGACTGATCTGGCGAAGGAACGAGATCAGGCCATTGACCGGGCCGAGCTTTTGCAAACCGCCTGCGACAGCGCTGTGCACGCCATCGCCATCGCTGACCGGCACGGCACTCTACTCTACACGAATGATGCTTTGCTTGAACTGGCCGGATACGAAGCCGGAAGCCTCGTTGGTCAGCATACAACCAAAATATTTGACCGTGCCGCTCTCAAGAAGACAAATGAGATTTTCAGGAATGCGTCGACGGGTGAGCGGTTAAAACACATCGCGGAAACCGAGCTTATCTCATCGACGGGCGAGCGCATTCAGGTTGCCGTCGCAATGAACAGCGCCGTGTTGCCGGGGCAGTCTGAACCGGTTTTTATCACGCACATACAGGATATACGCGAAGAGCACCGAAAGGCGCTTGAGCTTAAAGCCGCACTGCACGAGGCTGAACAGGCCACGCGCATGAAGTCTGAATTCCTGGCCAATATGAGCCACGAAATCCGCACGCCCCTCAATGGCGTCCTCGGCATGGCGCAAACGCTTGCCGCAGAAAACCTGACACCGTCACAGGCACAACAGGTCTCAATCATTCTTGAGTCGGGTCAGTCGCTGATGGTGCTTCTCAACGATCTTCTGGACCTCTCAAAAATCGAAGCCGGTAAAATGGATATAACGCCGGTCCCGGCTGATCTGCACCACAAGCTGACCAATCTATACAAACTGCATCGGACGCAGGCGACCGAGAAAGGCCTCGGCATCCGGCTACATATTGACCCCAGTGTCCCACCGGCGCTGATGCTCGACCCGGTCCGCGTGCGCCAATGCCTCAACAACATTATTTCCAATGCGATCAAGTTCACCGCCGAAGGCGAAATCCTGATTGTCGCGACAACCCATGCCCTAAAGGGCGGACGCCTGGAACTCATCGTCCACGTTTCCGACACGGGCTGCGGTATTGCGGCCGACAAGCTTGACCAGATCTTTGAAAGCTTCACGCAGGAAGACGGGTCGATCACAAGAAAATTCGGCGGCACGGGCCTTGGTCTTGCGGTGACACGTGACCTGGCCCGCATGATGGGCGGTGATTTGAACGTTGTCAGCGAACAGGGACGAGGATCTGTCTTCACGTTAAAAATCGTGACTGAAGCTGTGGCGCCGGAGCTGCAACTGCAAACCCGCCGACAGGCCAGCCGCCGCGTACCCGCCAGGCGTCAAACTGTGATCTCCGGAAGTCGGGCGCTTGTCGTGGATGACAATGCGCTCAATCTGCGCGTCCTGCGAACATTCCTGGAAATGTACGACATCGATATTTGTGAAGCCAGCGACGGCCGAGAAGCGCTTTCCAAGCTGGACACCGAGACGTTCGACTTCGTGCTTATGGACGTTCACATGCCAAAGATGGACGGGGTTGAGGCTCTCCGCCGGCTTCGGATGTCGAACAGCCGCAACCGACAGGTCCCGGTTCTGGCATTGACCGCAGATGCCATGAGCGGCGATCGCGAACGCTTCATCAGCCTGGGGTTTGACGGCTATGTCTCCAAGCCAATCGAAGAACGCGACCTGATTTCGGCAATCGGCCAGGTTCTCTACGTCACAAGTGGCAAAGAGGTGCGGCTGGCCGGCTAG
- the mgtE gene encoding magnesium transporter: MSDLPQTQQTDNQDDSGREAHLAFVQDVRDAIWDHDTRWLTRLLGRLHPADAADLLEQLSSDDFAACVDLLGEQLPTNVIIELRDEYREEAVEVLPDEAVAAVLEQLDSDDVTTILEDLEDERRERILEELSPEDRASLEQGFAYDEETAGRLMQREYFAAPEFWTVGHTIDHARDNAETLPTEFFQVFVIDPAHKLKGQVPLALLLRTARDVNLSDIMEEVESDITVDMDQEEAAYQFQKYSLASAPVTDDTGRLLGMLTVDDVVDVIQEENTEDLLALSGVNSADGSDTVLDSVKARAPWLAVNLITAFIASGIISIFENTLDQIVQLAILMPVVAALGGNAGSQGLAVAVRAIAEREMEGDAGRRAILRETLTGLANGVIFAIGVAIIAYIWFQNVGLSIAISIAMFLTFVWAGFSGVVVPLALKRAGADPAVASSVFVLTLTDIMAFFSFLGLATLILV, encoded by the coding sequence ATGTCCGACCTGCCGCAGACACAGCAGACAGACAATCAGGATGATTCGGGCCGCGAGGCGCACCTTGCCTTTGTGCAGGATGTCCGCGATGCCATCTGGGATCATGACACACGCTGGCTGACCCGCCTGCTTGGCCGTCTGCACCCTGCCGACGCCGCTGACCTTCTCGAACAGCTGTCGAGCGATGATTTTGCCGCCTGCGTTGATTTGCTGGGCGAGCAGCTGCCGACCAATGTCATTATCGAGCTTCGTGACGAGTATCGCGAGGAAGCTGTCGAAGTGCTTCCCGATGAAGCCGTGGCGGCCGTTCTCGAACAGCTTGATTCTGATGATGTCACGACGATCCTCGAAGACCTTGAGGATGAGCGGCGTGAGCGTATCCTCGAAGAGCTGTCGCCGGAAGACCGCGCCTCCCTCGAGCAGGGCTTTGCCTATGATGAGGAGACCGCTGGTCGCCTCATGCAGCGCGAATATTTCGCCGCGCCTGAGTTCTGGACCGTGGGCCACACGATCGACCATGCGCGTGACAATGCCGAAACGCTGCCGACGGAGTTTTTCCAGGTCTTCGTGATCGACCCGGCCCATAAGCTGAAAGGCCAGGTGCCGCTGGCTCTGCTTTTGCGCACGGCGCGCGATGTGAACCTCTCTGATATCATGGAAGAGGTAGAGTCTGACATCACGGTCGACATGGACCAGGAAGAGGCGGCCTACCAGTTCCAGAAATACTCTCTAGCCTCTGCGCCTGTCACAGATGATACCGGACGGCTCCTGGGTATGTTGACGGTGGATGACGTGGTCGACGTTATCCAGGAAGAAAACACCGAAGACCTTCTGGCTCTCTCTGGCGTGAACTCGGCTGACGGCTCGGACACTGTGCTGGATTCGGTCAAGGCGCGTGCGCCCTGGCTGGCCGTCAATCTGATTACCGCGTTCATCGCATCGGGCATCATTTCCATCTTTGAGAACACGCTGGACCAAATTGTTCAGCTTGCCATCCTCATGCCCGTCGTTGCAGCGCTTGGCGGCAATGCGGGCAGTCAGGGCCTCGCGGTGGCTGTACGCGCCATTGCAGAGCGCGAGATGGAAGGCGATGCCGGTCGCCGCGCGATCCTGCGTGAGACGCTGACCGGCCTCGCCAATGGCGTGATTTTTGCGATCGGTGTCGCCATCATCGCATATATCTGGTTCCAGAATGTCGGTCTGAGTATCGCGATTTCAATTGCGATGTTCCTGACCTTTGTCTGGGCAGGGTTCTCGGGGGTGGTTGTGCCGCTTGCGCTCAAGCGGGCAGGGGCAGACCCGGCTGTTGCGTCATCTGTCTTTGTGCTGACACTTACGGACATTATGGCCTTCTTCAGTTTCCTCGGTCTGGCCACACTCATTCTCGTTTGA
- a CDS encoding isovaleryl-CoA dehydrogenase, whose translation MIPNTYPTLNFDLGETADMIRDTVQGFAADHIAPIAAEIDKTDVFPRHLLPKMGELGLLGITVEEEWGGSGLGYLEHVVAMEEISRASASVGLSYGAHSNLCVNQLRRWGNDDQKKRYLEKLVTGEHLGGLAMSETGAGSDVVSMKLRAEKKGDRFILNGSKMWITNSPDADTLIVYAKTEPEKKSRGISAFIIERGMKGFSVAQKLDKLGMRGSETGELVFEDCEVPEENVMGPLNSGVEILMSGLDYERAVLSAGPTGIMQACMDVVLPYIHDRKQFGKSIGEFQLVQGKLADMYVQMNAAKAYVYTVAKACDRGETARKDAAGAILYAAETATKLALDAIQLLGGNGYINEYATGRLLRDAKLYEIGAGTSEIRRWLIGRELFGETA comes from the coding sequence ATGATCCCGAACACATATCCCACGCTGAACTTCGATCTTGGTGAAACAGCGGACATGATCCGCGACACGGTGCAAGGATTTGCCGCCGACCATATCGCCCCGATCGCCGCCGAAATCGACAAGACGGACGTTTTCCCGCGCCATCTACTGCCCAAGATGGGCGAGCTTGGCCTGCTGGGCATCACGGTTGAGGAAGAATGGGGCGGCTCTGGCCTCGGCTATCTCGAACATGTCGTCGCGATGGAAGAAATCTCCCGCGCATCGGCCTCGGTCGGCCTTTCCTACGGCGCGCACTCCAATCTGTGCGTCAACCAGCTTCGCCGCTGGGGCAATGATGACCAGAAGAAGCGCTATCTCGAAAAGCTCGTCACCGGAGAGCATCTCGGCGGCCTCGCCATGTCCGAAACAGGGGCCGGGTCTGATGTCGTCTCGATGAAGCTGCGCGCCGAGAAAAAGGGCGACCGCTTCATCCTAAACGGCTCGAAGATGTGGATCACCAATTCACCGGATGCCGACACGCTGATCGTCTACGCCAAGACAGAGCCTGAGAAGAAGTCACGCGGGATTTCGGCCTTCATTATCGAGCGCGGCATGAAGGGGTTCTCGGTCGCGCAGAAGCTCGACAAGCTCGGCATGCGCGGGTCCGAGACCGGCGAGCTGGTCTTCGAAGACTGTGAAGTGCCGGAAGAGAATGTTATGGGGCCGCTGAATAGCGGCGTCGAAATCCTGATGAGCGGGCTCGACTATGAGCGCGCGGTTCTATCGGCTGGCCCGACGGGCATCATGCAGGCCTGTATGGATGTCGTTCTGCCCTACATTCATGACCGCAAGCAGTTCGGCAAGTCGATCGGCGAGTTCCAGCTGGTTCAGGGCAAGCTCGCGGACATGTACGTCCAGATGAATGCGGCGAAGGCTTACGTCTACACCGTCGCCAAAGCTTGCGACCGCGGAGAAACGGCCCGCAAGGACGCGGCTGGCGCGATCCTTTACGCGGCAGAAACTGCCACCAAGCTTGCGCTTGATGCGATCCAGCTGCTCGGTGGCAATGGCTATATCAATGAATATGCTACGGGCCGGCTGCTTCGTGATGCCAAGCTCTATGAGATTGGGGCAGGGACGTCCGAAATTCGCCGCTGGCTGATCGGGCGCGAACTGTTTGGCGAGACGGCCTAG
- a CDS encoding lysozyme: MTELRTSEAGLKLIMTYEGFRSHAKKLPDGRWVVGYGHTKGAREGVKISPKEALAILQEFDLPPIETALNDLLLVPVSQNEFDALASLAYNIGIDQFEASDVLAHINVGNKLKAASAMENWRKARVGARDMVVDPLVRRRADEKALFLKTTGSVPLASTSRFRPVLDNDQSMFVPAAVRNEENKPATAPKPEDETSTEAAARHVRDRLTRILGNETDETDEVEADEIDSDEIETDLTDATDDEKASVDNIRAAVSALAVDKTDDVLAVADEPVEAETETETDTESETETVDTVEPFDEDAAKDAQNDNLVVENAPDDVETAVAEDEIEAEDAELAPLAVAETIDSPVDTDPTDDKEDAVEAAEEAETVTDTEQPQSDDKDDEEVLLETTPLTADDTTLELEENETVDERGRIIIDDLKPSDVWLSEDAKEAEAKKESPLEVFIFGLLALVGAGVFAYGGAREFSLFGLQPTDESSIMAYLPPFLMLIGGILFLAMAYYCIRALFTRK, encoded by the coding sequence GTGACAGAACTTCGTACATCCGAGGCTGGTCTGAAACTGATCATGACCTATGAGGGCTTCAGATCCCACGCCAAGAAGCTGCCTGATGGGCGCTGGGTCGTGGGGTACGGGCATACCAAGGGTGCGCGCGAAGGTGTGAAGATCAGCCCGAAGGAGGCTTTGGCTATCCTTCAGGAATTTGACCTGCCCCCAATTGAAACGGCCCTGAATGATCTGCTGCTTGTGCCAGTGTCCCAGAACGAATTCGACGCGCTGGCCTCGCTTGCCTACAATATCGGAATTGATCAGTTTGAAGCCTCAGACGTGCTCGCGCACATCAATGTCGGCAACAAGCTGAAAGCCGCCTCGGCCATGGAAAATTGGCGCAAGGCGCGCGTTGGCGCCCGCGATATGGTGGTCGATCCGCTGGTGCGTCGCCGCGCCGATGAAAAAGCGCTGTTTCTCAAGACCACCGGATCTGTCCCGCTCGCATCGACGAGCCGATTCCGTCCTGTGCTCGACAATGATCAAAGCATGTTCGTTCCCGCAGCCGTTCGGAATGAAGAGAACAAGCCGGCGACCGCACCGAAGCCGGAAGACGAGACCTCGACCGAAGCTGCTGCGCGCCATGTCCGCGACCGGCTGACCCGTATCCTCGGCAATGAGACTGATGAGACTGATGAGGTCGAAGCAGACGAGATCGACTCCGATGAGATCGAAACTGATCTGACGGATGCGACGGATGATGAAAAAGCGTCCGTCGACAATATCCGCGCCGCCGTTTCCGCCCTTGCCGTCGACAAGACGGATGATGTGCTGGCGGTTGCTGATGAGCCGGTCGAAGCCGAAACGGAGACTGAGACCGACACTGAGTCAGAGACCGAAACGGTCGACACCGTCGAACCGTTTGATGAGGACGCTGCGAAGGACGCGCAGAACGATAATCTCGTCGTCGAAAACGCGCCTGATGATGTCGAAACCGCTGTTGCTGAAGACGAAATCGAAGCCGAGGACGCCGAACTTGCCCCTCTGGCAGTGGCCGAGACGATCGATTCTCCGGTCGATACCGACCCGACTGACGACAAGGAAGACGCCGTTGAGGCGGCTGAGGAGGCTGAAACGGTCACCGACACCGAGCAGCCTCAGTCCGATGATAAAGACGACGAAGAAGTCCTGCTTGAAACGACGCCCCTGACGGCCGACGATACAACGCTCGAACTGGAAGAGAATGAAACCGTAGATGAGCGCGGCCGCATCATCATTGATGATCTGAAGCCATCAGACGTCTGGCTGTCGGAAGATGCCAAGGAAGCTGAAGCCAAAAAAGAGAGCCCTCTGGAAGTGTTTATCTTCGGTCTGCTTGCTCTGGTCGGGGCAGGGGTCTTCGCCTATGGCGGCGCGCGGGAATTCAGCTTGTTCGGTCTGCAGCCGACCGATGAGTCCAGCATCATGGCCTATCTTCCGCCATTCCTGATGTTGATCGGTGGCATCCTCTTCCTGGCCATGGCCTATTACTGCATCCGCGCGCTGTTCACCCGCAAATAG
- a CDS encoding DUF805 domain-containing protein, protein MSDATPQIIDPKRPWLTDERELPARMNWARTLFDPTGKSPRLHFTRAWTMLFAAQVIIVVLPFMVAAVLDMAGGDGSSVSTFGTFVSPIVFIVTTLMSYVIHSRRLNDADKPQLLALIPLLPLLVGMFLFFGTVTKTSTQYDKRYEMRQDFLENPEAFRLKQLEERKAAQEAAKASGKPPPQRRGGPGGPGGVAEPLPPKAGYVLEAAAPSIQMAIIPLSALIAVWSLLWVARVPFFGRYPGDPDFREPMPRKRRRDRVRS, encoded by the coding sequence ATGTCTGACGCAACCCCACAAATCATTGATCCCAAACGCCCCTGGTTGACCGACGAGCGAGAGCTCCCGGCCCGAATGAACTGGGCGCGCACGCTGTTCGATCCGACAGGAAAGTCCCCGCGTCTGCATTTTACGCGGGCCTGGACGATGTTGTTCGCGGCTCAAGTGATCATTGTCGTGCTACCCTTCATGGTGGCCGCGGTGCTGGATATGGCGGGCGGGGACGGCTCCAGCGTCTCGACCTTTGGTACATTTGTCTCTCCGATCGTGTTCATCGTGACGACCTTGATGTCATATGTGATCCATTCGCGCCGCCTGAACGATGCCGATAAGCCTCAATTGCTGGCGCTGATCCCGCTGCTGCCGCTTCTGGTTGGCATGTTCCTGTTTTTTGGAACGGTGACGAAAACCTCCACGCAGTACGACAAGCGCTATGAGATGCGGCAGGATTTTCTGGAAAATCCCGAAGCGTTCCGATTGAAACAGCTTGAAGAAAGAAAGGCCGCCCAGGAAGCTGCCAAGGCTAGTGGCAAACCGCCCCCACAGCGGCGTGGGGGACCCGGTGGTCCGGGCGGCGTCGCAGAGCCGCTCCCTCCGAAAGCTGGATATGTTCTTGAAGCGGCAGCGCCGAGCATTCAGATGGCGATCATTCCGCTCAGTGCATTGATTGCAGTCTGGAGCCTGCTCTGGGTGGCACGCGTGCCTTTCTTCGGCCGCTACCCGGGCGATCCGGACTTCAGAGAGCCTATGCCGCGCAAGCGCAGACGCGATAGAGTTCGCAGCTAG
- a CDS encoding DUF805 domain-containing protein, whose protein sequence is MQTLLFSPQGRILKRRFWQGLVVVTVVAIILQAAQVMIGPSLGLAAGIFLIPALALMYCNICVYAKRFHDAGTTGWWILAVWAGSFVLQFIEGLLFSPIFLGEEGRAIQAEAAERLGQGELAIFMQAQERVAEILLPLSLLTTVVNAVIIGFIVGSLATEPRQNKHGPVPGGPADTFS, encoded by the coding sequence ATGCAGACCCTGCTGTTCAGCCCTCAAGGGCGTATTCTGAAACGCCGGTTCTGGCAGGGGCTGGTCGTTGTCACGGTCGTGGCTATCATCCTGCAGGCGGCGCAGGTGATGATCGGGCCGTCGCTTGGTCTCGCTGCGGGGATCTTCCTGATTCCCGCTCTCGCGCTGATGTATTGCAACATCTGTGTCTACGCCAAACGGTTCCACGATGCGGGCACGACGGGCTGGTGGATACTGGCCGTCTGGGCTGGCAGCTTCGTGCTCCAGTTTATTGAGGGGCTTCTGTTTTCACCCATCTTTCTGGGCGAGGAAGGCCGCGCAATCCAGGCCGAGGCAGCCGAACGGTTAGGCCAGGGTGAGCTTGCGATTTTCATGCAGGCGCAAGAGCGTGTGGCAGAAATACTGCTACCTTTGTCGCTTCTTACGACGGTCGTGAATGCCGTCATCATTGGCTTCATCGTCGGCTCCCTTGCAACCGAGCCACGGCAGAACAAGCATGGACCGGTCCCGGGCGGCCCAGCTGATACTTTTTCCTGA